The Staphylothermus marinus F1 genome has a segment encoding these proteins:
- a CDS encoding ABC transporter permease — translation MFISDIIRLAMKTLSEKKVRAILTIIGIAIGPLALITINSVTSGYSRYIVQQIQGFGQNLVVVMSTEEYTVTRDDLELLKTINGVVDASPFYSTQGTMRIGGEEKDVFIYAVDYDFLFKAIPSLKIGEGEIPSSTEISKCIVGHDIAYNDEGKEVYKVGDVISIRVVKVKSGGKLEIKHVSLAISAILEKYGGAALLNPDKTIFMSMNGAEKLLGVKKWSGILLYVKDPSMINNVTNTIRNIYGRSVDVISFLAFAQIASSISNAVNFMTFSASLAAFAVAIAGVAATMITSVIERTREIGVMKALGFTDGQVLVLIIAEGIVMSLIGAVIGITLGVVGAYALASRGLVISSGTSKIVINAQPDINVFNVSLTIILTIMVGIVGSIFPAYRAAKIPPAVALRYE, via the coding sequence ATGTTTATCAGCGACATTATTAGGTTAGCGATGAAGACACTATCAGAAAAGAAAGTAAGAGCTATTCTCACAATTATTGGAATAGCTATTGGACCATTAGCACTAATTACAATCAATAGTGTTACTAGTGGTTACTCACGCTACATTGTTCAACAAATACAAGGGTTCGGCCAAAACCTTGTGGTGGTGATGTCTACTGAAGAATATACTGTTACAAGAGATGATCTAGAACTTTTGAAAACAATTAATGGAGTAGTGGATGCATCACCATTCTATTCAACACAGGGAACAATGAGGATTGGAGGCGAAGAGAAAGATGTATTTATCTACGCTGTTGATTATGATTTCCTCTTCAAAGCAATACCAAGTCTAAAAATAGGTGAGGGAGAAATACCTTCATCTACAGAAATAAGTAAATGTATTGTTGGACATGATATAGCATACAATGATGAAGGTAAAGAAGTATACAAAGTAGGAGATGTGATTAGCATAAGAGTAGTCAAGGTAAAGAGTGGAGGTAAACTGGAAATAAAACATGTAAGCCTCGCAATATCGGCTATATTAGAAAAATATGGTGGAGCCGCATTATTAAATCCTGATAAAACAATATTTATGAGCATGAATGGGGCTGAGAAGCTTTTAGGAGTTAAGAAATGGTCCGGGATTCTCTTATATGTTAAGGATCCCTCCATGATCAATAATGTAACAAACACTATAAGAAACATATATGGTAGAAGCGTAGATGTCATATCTTTCCTGGCTTTTGCTCAAATAGCTTCATCAATATCAAACGCTGTTAACTTCATGACATTCTCTGCTAGCCTAGCAGCCTTTGCAGTAGCAATTGCAGGTGTAGCAGCTACTATGATAACATCCGTTATTGAGAGGACTAGAGAAATAGGTGTTATGAAAGCTCTCGGATTTACGGATGGCCAAGTACTCGTCTTAATTATTGCTGAAGGAATAGTTATGAGTCTTATAGGCGCAGTTATAGGTATAACACTAGGTGTTGTTGGGGCATACGCTCTAGCATCGAGAGGACTAGTGATCTCTAGTGGGACAAGCAAAATTGTAATCAACGCTCAACCAGACATCAATGTATTCAATGTATCTTTAACTATAATATTAACTATCATGGTTGGAATAGTGGGTAGTATTTTTCCAGCTTATAGAGCCGCAAAAATTCCTCCTGCTGTGGCTTTGAGATATGAATAA
- a CDS encoding MATE family efflux transporter, whose amino-acid sequence MHRGSSEDLHVLRKKILEGDIIRTVLWLAWPIIVANLVNMSYNLIDAYWLGKLGKEAFGAPTVSWPLIMLFYSIGFGFSRAGISLIAQYVGAGNLRMANKSAGNLLSFMALIALSISITGYFLSPPILSLMGVPPDIYPNAVEYIRIIFIGIPLSFIGFAFNTIANSLGDTRTPTYINIVSSFTNMVLDPLFIFGYLGFPAMGVKGAAIATILSRSIVSFVGSYLLFTGYHGIKITFSDLGIEKWWIKKVVSIGTPLTIQQSSNSLGFTIMMSIVSRFGSVAVSAYGVAIRIIDVLSAFTWGINRALSVMVGQNLGAEYYDRSKAIVKKTMWLTTLILAIGSVFIFLTRDLTVAFFVPEKDVIMEGSMVLAIFTWSIPFFGLFFLGGAVAGGSGHTKIFAIISIIRLWVLRIGLSYLLALVMGLGTIGIWVAMTISNIVAGLLALLWVFKGNWTKRIID is encoded by the coding sequence TTGCATAGAGGCTCAAGCGAAGACTTACATGTGCTTAGGAAGAAAATACTAGAGGGAGACATTATTAGGACTGTCTTATGGCTAGCTTGGCCTATAATAGTAGCGAATCTAGTTAATATGTCGTATAATCTTATAGATGCTTACTGGCTAGGAAAACTTGGTAAAGAAGCTTTTGGAGCACCTACTGTTAGTTGGCCTTTAATAATGCTTTTCTACTCTATAGGTTTTGGATTCTCACGTGCAGGAATATCATTGATTGCACAATATGTTGGAGCTGGAAATTTAAGAATGGCTAATAAATCAGCTGGTAATCTTTTATCATTTATGGCACTTATTGCTTTATCAATTAGTATAACAGGATACTTTTTATCTCCACCCATACTTAGTTTAATGGGTGTTCCACCGGATATTTATCCTAATGCTGTCGAATATATACGTATAATCTTTATAGGAATACCCTTATCATTTATTGGTTTTGCATTCAATACTATTGCGAATAGCTTGGGAGATACTCGGACACCTACCTATATTAATATAGTATCGTCTTTTACAAACATGGTTTTGGATCCATTATTTATTTTTGGATATCTCGGTTTTCCCGCAATGGGGGTTAAGGGAGCGGCTATTGCAACTATTCTATCTAGATCAATAGTATCATTTGTAGGATCATATCTACTATTTACAGGATATCATGGTATAAAAATTACATTTAGTGATTTAGGAATTGAGAAATGGTGGATTAAAAAAGTAGTATCAATAGGAACACCGCTGACAATACAGCAATCATCTAATTCTCTAGGATTCACGATTATGATGAGTATAGTTAGCAGATTTGGATCAGTAGCTGTTTCTGCTTATGGTGTAGCCATTAGAATAATCGATGTATTATCAGCATTTACATGGGGGATAAATAGGGCATTATCAGTAATGGTTGGACAAAACCTTGGAGCAGAATACTATGATAGATCAAAGGCTATTGTTAAAAAAACAATGTGGTTAACGACTCTAATATTAGCAATAGGTTCAGTATTTATTTTCTTAACAAGAGATTTAACTGTTGCATTTTTTGTGCCTGAAAAAGATGTGATCATGGAGGGAAGCATGGTATTAGCTATATTTACATGGTCTATACCTTTCTTCGGATTATTCTTTCTAGGCGGAGCAGTTGCTGGAGGTTCTGGTCATACAAAGATCTTCGCTATAATATCAATTATTCGGCTATGGGTATTGAGAATTGGTCTTAGCTACTTATTAGCTCTAGTTATGGGATTGGGGACTATTGGTATATGGGTAGCGATGACTATAAGTAATATTGTTGCTGGATTACTAGCTCTACTATGGGTATTTAAGGGTAATTGGACTAAGAGAATTATTGATTAG
- a CDS encoding PadR family transcriptional regulator, producing the protein MQAKKKFRSVFKIKVLGIIIKNKEIHGYGIYKELLSLIHGLELIEKPSIGTIYRILNELLEEGYIEEKIQYKGKRKIILYHPTPKGINEFLRISKAFLTKTLIGLKLVISAINSIDEKQPVIDEIRDRLKRIHNITST; encoded by the coding sequence ATGCAAGCTAAAAAGAAGTTTAGAAGCGTTTTTAAAATCAAAGTTTTAGGAATTATTATCAAGAATAAGGAAATACACGGTTATGGAATATACAAAGAGCTATTGAGCCTCATACATGGATTAGAGCTAATAGAGAAACCCTCAATTGGTACAATTTATAGAATACTGAATGAACTTCTCGAAGAAGGATATATTGAAGAGAAGATACAGTACAAAGGCAAGAGAAAAATCATACTATACCACCCCACACCAAAAGGAATAAATGAATTCCTTAGAATAAGCAAGGCGTTTCTAACAAAGACCCTTATAGGATTAAAGCTCGTCATATCAGCTATCAATAGTATAGATGAAAAGCAACCTGTTATCGATGAGATTAGGGATAGACTAAAGAGAATACACAATATAACCAGTACTTAG
- a CDS encoding thiamine pyrophosphate-dependent enzyme, whose amino-acid sequence MSVYRQPISETGAIITWCPGCGNFGILQAFKKAVNELGIEPHRVAIVTGIGCHGKLANYINVNSIHTIHGRVLPMMTAIKAVNKDLVVVGFAGDGDQYGIGVGHLPHVVRRNPDVTLIVHNNTVYGLTTGQASPTTERGQVTRTTPWGQWEEPINPIAMMVALRASFVARGFAGDVEHLKYIIKEAIKHKGFSFIDVLQPCVTFDKLHTYTWYRQRIYKLEETGHDPTNWEEAMKKAYEWGDRIPIGIIYKEEKPTMEELLEPIKKNPPLAYLPLQPKPIKDLMEKLVSLTK is encoded by the coding sequence ATGTCCGTATATAGACAACCCATCTCCGAAACTGGAGCAATTATTACATGGTGTCCTGGATGCGGTAATTTCGGAATTCTCCAAGCATTTAAGAAAGCTGTAAACGAGTTAGGTATTGAGCCTCATAGAGTCGCAATAGTGACTGGTATAGGTTGTCACGGTAAATTAGCTAATTACATCAATGTTAATTCTATACATACAATACATGGAAGAGTATTGCCGATGATGACAGCTATTAAGGCTGTTAATAAGGATCTAGTTGTCGTTGGTTTTGCCGGCGACGGGGATCAGTATGGAATCGGTGTAGGGCATCTTCCCCATGTTGTTAGGAGAAATCCTGATGTAACATTGATAGTACATAACAATACAGTATATGGTCTCACTACAGGACAAGCTTCACCTACAACTGAAAGAGGACAAGTTACTAGGACAACCCCTTGGGGCCAGTGGGAGGAACCAATTAATCCTATAGCTATGATGGTTGCTCTAAGAGCTAGTTTTGTAGCTCGAGGATTTGCTGGAGACGTAGAGCATTTGAAGTATATTATTAAGGAAGCCATTAAACATAAAGGATTCAGCTTCATAGACGTTTTACAACCATGTGTTACATTCGATAAACTACATACATATACATGGTATAGGCAACGCATATATAAATTAGAGGAGACAGGACACGATCCTACCAACTGGGAGGAAGCAATGAAAAAAGCATATGAGTGGGGAGACCGAATACCCATAGGGATAATCTACAAAGAAGAAAAGCCTACAATGGAGGAATTACTAGAACCAATCAAGAAGAACCCGCCGCTCGCGTATTTACCGTTACAGCCTAAACCCATAAAGGACCTAATGGAAAAACTTGTTTCACTAACCAAGTAG
- a CDS encoding 2-oxoacid:acceptor oxidoreductase subunit alpha, translated as MTTKNSVQVLFAGPAGSGNITSGLVIARALHKLGYHVIGVSEYPSLIRGGHTVYWVRAGVEKIYELYRTSDYIVTFDEATYTRQEKDFRGDSIVVFDPDLVKRDPPRGIKYEVPMRKIIRENKLKPITMNMLAVGVIAGLMGLPLEEVVWSIRYQFKEKEKVAEENVKAAMYGYEYVAKHPLPIQAYRLEPAKPWGPRILLTGNEAIGLGFVKGDLRLYVAYPMTPASPLLHFMVRVMKDKDIPVIQAENEIAAAQMALAATWAGVRAATGTSGGGFALMNETLSEAGMLELPLIIVLAMRPGPSTGMATHSAQEDMLYSLFAGHGEFPRIVVAPADQEDAYYRTIEALNLGWKYRVPAIILVDKHLAESIRSVPAFREDLSLEYGALIPKEEAEKRIEEGWEFKPYMDTETGVPPWVPPGTKGALVKADSSEHNKKGIVTEDPVNADKQYRRRMKKEEFLRRELEEKYEVLRVYGEEPDKTDLVILTWGSATWASLEAKKLLSKEGINLSIVQMIYLWPFPRRTFIETMKKYMDKPIVSIEYNYRGQLGILAYMETGVKTSGHIGKVDGRPFRAEDLASKIKEFLKT; from the coding sequence ATGACCACAAAGAATTCTGTCCAGGTCCTATTCGCGGGTCCAGCTGGAAGCGGAAACATTACAAGTGGTTTAGTTATTGCTCGAGCACTTCATAAGCTAGGGTATCACGTAATAGGTGTATCTGAGTATCCCAGTCTTATAAGGGGAGGTCATACTGTATATTGGGTTAGAGCCGGGGTAGAAAAGATCTATGAATTATATAGAACAAGTGATTATATTGTTACATTTGATGAAGCAACGTATACTAGGCAAGAAAAGGATTTCCGCGGAGACAGTATTGTAGTATTTGATCCTGATCTTGTAAAACGTGATCCTCCGCGAGGAATTAAATACGAGGTTCCTATGAGAAAAATTATTCGCGAGAACAAATTAAAACCTATAACGATGAACATGTTAGCTGTAGGAGTGATTGCAGGATTAATGGGGCTCCCCTTAGAGGAAGTGGTGTGGTCGATAAGGTATCAGTTTAAGGAAAAAGAAAAAGTTGCGGAAGAAAACGTTAAAGCAGCTATGTATGGCTATGAATACGTAGCAAAGCATCCATTGCCGATACAGGCTTACCGTTTAGAACCAGCAAAACCATGGGGTCCAAGAATACTGTTGACAGGTAATGAAGCAATAGGCTTAGGATTCGTCAAAGGAGATTTAAGACTATATGTTGCGTATCCCATGACTCCTGCTTCTCCACTCTTACACTTCATGGTTAGAGTGATGAAGGATAAGGATATACCAGTAATACAAGCGGAGAACGAAATAGCTGCTGCACAAATGGCTCTCGCAGCTACGTGGGCTGGGGTTAGAGCTGCTACAGGTACAAGTGGTGGTGGATTTGCATTAATGAATGAAACACTTAGTGAAGCTGGTATGTTAGAGTTACCGCTAATCATAGTTTTAGCTATGAGGCCTGGTCCAAGTACTGGAATGGCTACTCATTCAGCACAAGAAGATATGCTCTATAGTTTATTTGCTGGACACGGAGAGTTCCCGAGAATAGTTGTTGCTCCGGCTGATCAAGAGGATGCATATTATAGAACGATTGAAGCATTAAACCTTGGCTGGAAATACCGTGTTCCAGCAATAATATTAGTTGATAAACACCTAGCTGAAAGCATTAGATCAGTTCCAGCATTTAGAGAGGATCTAAGCCTTGAATACGGAGCATTAATACCGAAAGAAGAAGCCGAGAAACGAATTGAGGAGGGATGGGAGTTTAAACCTTACATGGATACTGAAACAGGTGTTCCACCATGGGTACCACCTGGTACGAAGGGTGCATTAGTTAAGGCTGATAGTAGTGAACACAATAAAAAAGGTATTGTAACCGAAGATCCCGTCAATGCTGATAAACAGTATAGGAGGAGAATGAAGAAGGAAGAGTTCCTTAGAAGAGAACTTGAAGAAAAATACGAAGTACTAAGAGTATATGGTGAAGAACCAGATAAAACTGATCTAGTCATTTTAACATGGGGTTCAGCAACATGGGCAAGCCTAGAAGCGAAGAAACTATTGTCTAAGGAAGGCATCAATTTGAGTATAGTACAAATGATTTATCTATGGCCTTTCCCAAGAAGAACATTTATAGAAACGATGAAGAAATACATGGATAAGCCTATTGTATCTATAGAATACAATTATCGTGGACAACTAGGGATCCTAGCATATATGGAGACAGGTGTGAAGACAAGTGGGCACATAGGAAAAGTTGATGGAAGACCGTTTAGAGCAGAAGACCTTGCTTCTAAGATCAAAGAATTTTTAAAAACATAA
- a CDS encoding transcriptional regulator, with protein MASDKAIGSGLLILSIIVIIAYIWLVFFPPIAGLDWLVIKLTNVVIILVVFGILAWIGYTLATTPPPKPIEEIEKEVEEELKKLEKEKEEEKTEEEQTSTKETSETAKEEG; from the coding sequence ATGGCAAGTGATAAAGCAATCGGTTCCGGATTGCTAATATTATCTATTATAGTGATCATAGCATATATATGGCTAGTATTCTTCCCGCCCATCGCTGGTTTGGATTGGCTAGTCATTAAATTAACTAATGTTGTAATTATCCTCGTAGTATTCGGTATACTAGCTTGGATCGGATATACTCTAGCAACTACACCACCACCCAAACCAATTGAAGAGATAGAAAAGGAAGTTGAAGAAGAACTTAAGAAATTAGAGAAAGAAAAGGAAGAAGAGAAAACAGAGGAAGAACAAACTTCAACTAAAGAAACAAGTGAAACGGCTAAGGAAGAAGGCTGA
- a CDS encoding pyruvate ferredoxin oxidoreductase subunit gamma: MLEVRWHGRGGQGAWTAANLLAMAAAYDGKYVQSFPAFGPERSGAPILAFTRISDEPIDLHSMVYEPDMVVVLDPTLLKNVNVVSGLKKNGLIVVNYEGDTDKLYNMLGIKKGEYKVVVTPATKLALEILKRPITNTPMIGALIKAAPIVSFESIEKAVKKRFPGPIAEKNVALIKEAYKLAKEV; this comes from the coding sequence ATGCTTGAGGTTCGTTGGCATGGTCGTGGTGGTCAGGGTGCTTGGACTGCTGCTAATTTATTAGCAATGGCGGCTGCATATGATGGCAAGTATGTTCAGAGTTTTCCAGCATTCGGTCCGGAAAGATCTGGTGCGCCTATTCTAGCATTTACGCGTATTAGTGATGAACCAATAGATTTACATAGCATGGTGTATGAACCGGACATGGTAGTTGTATTAGATCCTACATTGTTGAAGAATGTAAACGTGGTTAGCGGTTTAAAAAAGAATGGATTAATCGTTGTTAACTATGAAGGTGATACTGATAAACTCTATAATATGCTTGGCATTAAGAAGGGCGAATATAAAGTAGTGGTAACACCTGCTACAAAGCTAGCACTAGAGATTCTTAAGAGACCCATCACAAATACCCCCATGATCGGGGCATTAATAAAGGCTGCACCAATAGTTAGTTTTGAAAGTATAGAAAAAGCTGTGAAGAAAAGGTTCCCTGGCCCCATAGCTGAGAAAAATGTTGCATTAATAAAAGAAGCTTATAAGTTAGCTAAGGAGGTGTAA
- a CDS encoding 4Fe-4S binding protein: MASTPKEPRGWKDLPIGAVPYRLSTDYKTGDWRALRPVVDQGKCVKCMLCWLFCPDMAIIWDGEKIVVNYDYCKGCGICAHECPVNAISMVPEPTE; encoded by the coding sequence ATGGCTTCTACACCTAAAGAACCCCGTGGCTGGAAAGACTTACCTATAGGAGCAGTCCCCTATAGATTATCAACAGATTATAAAACAGGAGATTGGAGAGCGCTGAGACCAGTTGTTGATCAAGGTAAATGTGTTAAATGTATGCTGTGCTGGCTGTTCTGCCCCGACATGGCGATTATATGGGATGGAGAAAAAATCGTTGTCAACTATGATTATTGTAAAGGATGCGGTATATGTGCACATGAATGCCCAGTTAACGCGATCAGCATGGTTCCCGAACCAACTGAGTGA
- a CDS encoding transketolase C-terminal domain-containing protein: MTEAVKTPKIPPEEQELLTINGDEAVAYAVKQSLVDVVAAYPITPQTIIVEKFSEFVANGEVHTEFVPVESEHSAMSAVVGAAAAGARAFTATAANGLALMWEILYIAASLRLPIVLAVANRALSAPINIHCDHSDAYGMRDSGWVQLFVENVQEAYDTTIQAFKIAEDERVLLPVAVNLDGFFLSHTLENIRLLPDEKVHEFLGGYRKVPKVKVDYFDEEVPLMLNPARPLSFGPLDLYDYYFEHKMHQVEAMKRVPEVVREVNDKWYELTGRKYGDGILVPYEVEDADIVVTVLGSTAGTVRHVVKKLRREGKKVGMVRIRMFRPFPHEELAKLLKDAKVVGVMDRGISFGSYGPSFLEINTALYDYKEKPLLVNYVYGLGGRDAPPELIEKMFEELLKDAEKGVVENKLRFLGVRE; the protein is encoded by the coding sequence ATGACTGAAGCAGTTAAAACCCCCAAAATTCCCCCCGAAGAACAAGAACTACTAACCATTAATGGAGACGAAGCAGTAGCATATGCTGTTAAGCAGAGCTTAGTAGATGTTGTCGCAGCCTACCCTATTACTCCGCAAACAATTATTGTTGAGAAATTCTCAGAGTTCGTGGCAAACGGCGAAGTACATACAGAGTTTGTACCAGTAGAATCAGAGCATTCAGCTATGAGTGCAGTTGTTGGAGCAGCAGCTGCTGGTGCTAGAGCTTTCACAGCAACTGCAGCTAATGGATTAGCTTTAATGTGGGAGATCCTATATATTGCTGCAAGCCTTAGATTACCTATAGTGTTAGCTGTTGCCAACCGCGCATTATCAGCTCCAATCAATATCCACTGTGATCACAGCGATGCTTATGGAATGAGGGATTCTGGATGGGTCCAATTATTCGTTGAAAACGTTCAGGAAGCATATGATACAACTATTCAAGCATTCAAGATCGCTGAAGATGAAAGAGTATTATTGCCTGTAGCAGTAAACCTTGATGGATTCTTCCTAAGCCATACACTAGAGAACATTAGGTTATTGCCTGATGAAAAAGTACATGAATTCCTAGGAGGATACCGTAAAGTACCAAAGGTAAAAGTTGATTATTTCGATGAAGAAGTACCATTAATGCTGAACCCTGCGAGACCATTAAGCTTCGGACCATTAGATCTATATGATTATTATTTCGAGCATAAAATGCACCAAGTAGAAGCAATGAAGAGGGTTCCAGAAGTAGTACGAGAAGTCAATGATAAATGGTATGAATTAACCGGTAGAAAGTATGGTGATGGAATACTTGTACCGTATGAGGTAGAAGATGCAGACATAGTAGTTACTGTGCTAGGAAGCACTGCTGGAACAGTTAGACATGTAGTTAAGAAGCTGAGGAGAGAAGGAAAGAAGGTGGGAATGGTTAGGATAAGAATGTTTAGACCGTTCCCCCACGAAGAACTGGCTAAGTTACTAAAAGACGCTAAGGTCGTGGGAGTGATGGATAGAGGCATAAGTTTTGGAAGCTATGGTCCAAGCTTCCTCGAGATCAATACAGCACTATATGATTACAAGGAGAAACCACTACTAGTAAACTATGTATATGGATTAGGAGGAAGAGATGCCCCACCAGAGCTCATAGAGAAAATGTTTGAGGAATTACTAAAAGATGCGGAGAAAGGAGTTGTTGAAAACAAGCTTAGATTCCTAGGTGTGAGGGAGTAA
- a CDS encoding thiamine pyrophosphate-dependent enzyme — protein sequence MPAQTLPQIPIKKGEPAYKLWIFEPGWKGELPLILNLRQMAEQKRPAILPGHRLCAGCAAPIIVKLASFAFRGPTIVVNATGCLEVATTIFPYTSWAVPWIHNAFENSAATASGVESAIKAFKKTGRLQWDHVDVVVFAGDGGTFDIGLQSLSGAAERGHDFLYILYDNEAYMNTGIQRSGGTPKYAWTTTSPVGTVLPGKTQNKKPIADIMVAHRIPYVATATPAHWLDFIKKVRKGIEVNGPAFIHALSSCDRGWRHDTSLTIEISRRAVDTCYFPLWEWTPKTGYLLTDRSLAIARNPKLKQPIEKFLEIQGRFRHLLKPENRHLLRELQEYVDSVWEDLLNRAANAPR from the coding sequence ATGCCTGCTCAAACCCTACCCCAAATCCCCATAAAGAAGGGAGAACCCGCATATAAGCTGTGGATATTCGAGCCTGGATGGAAAGGAGAATTACCATTAATATTGAATCTTAGACAAATGGCTGAACAAAAAAGACCTGCAATACTACCGGGACATAGATTATGTGCAGGATGCGCAGCACCAATAATAGTTAAACTAGCAAGCTTCGCCTTCCGCGGACCAACAATAGTTGTAAACGCTACTGGTTGCTTAGAAGTAGCAACAACAATATTCCCATATACGAGCTGGGCTGTTCCATGGATACACAACGCTTTCGAAAACTCAGCAGCTACAGCTAGCGGTGTTGAATCAGCTATTAAAGCATTTAAGAAAACAGGCAGACTACAATGGGATCACGTAGACGTAGTAGTATTTGCTGGAGATGGAGGAACATTCGATATAGGATTACAGAGCTTAAGCGGCGCAGCTGAAAGAGGACACGACTTCCTATACATCCTATACGATAACGAAGCATATATGAACACCGGTATACAGAGAAGTGGTGGAACACCAAAATATGCATGGACAACCACAAGCCCTGTAGGAACAGTATTACCAGGTAAGACCCAGAATAAGAAGCCAATAGCAGATATAATGGTGGCTCATAGAATACCATATGTAGCAACAGCTACTCCAGCCCACTGGCTAGACTTCATCAAAAAAGTAAGAAAAGGCATAGAAGTAAATGGTCCAGCATTCATACATGCACTTAGCAGCTGTGATCGTGGATGGAGACACGATACATCACTAACAATAGAGATATCACGTAGAGCAGTAGATACATGCTATTTCCCACTATGGGAGTGGACACCTAAGACAGGATACCTACTAACCGACCGTAGCCTAGCCATAGCAAGAAACCCCAAACTCAAACAACCAATAGAGAAATTCCTAGAAATACAAGGTAGATTCAGACACCTATTAAAACCAGAAAACAGACACTTACTCAGAGAACTACAAGAATACGTAGATAGTGTATGGGAAGACCTATTAAACCGTGCAGCGAATGCTCCACGGTAA
- a CDS encoding AsnC family transcriptional regulator has product MKEIIAFLRVEAGKEKEVLEKLSSLNEVRDVCIVFGEYDIIAHFRVDIEEDLLPQATIIKAHKIISEKLHNIEGIVDIVFLPVSESLIKKRGPVQVEIPVPISNPVD; this is encoded by the coding sequence ATGAAAGAAATAATAGCATTTTTAAGAGTAGAAGCTGGCAAAGAAAAAGAAGTATTAGAAAAACTATCAAGTCTCAACGAAGTGAGAGATGTATGTATAGTTTTTGGCGAATATGATATCATAGCACATTTTAGAGTAGATATAGAAGAAGATTTACTCCCGCAAGCAACAATTATTAAAGCACATAAAATAATATCGGAGAAGCTACACAATATAGAGGGGATTGTTGACATAGTATTTTTACCAGTAAGTGAGTCACTTATAAAAAAGAGAGGGCCTGTTCAAGTAGAAATACCTGTTCCAATAAGTAATCCAGTCGACTAG
- a CDS encoding hydrogenase 3 maturation endopeptidase HyCI, with protein sequence MIMSTLDQIKVFLEKIMCKDKTVIACVGSPLRSDDRLGLLIYDKIKDLANNNISIIECEYGLENCFTEIVAENPATLLIIDAVYNESLNPGTTVLTSIENIREKISLATTHTIPLRMILELIMKKTNIKNTYILGIRAKNLDIGMHVSPEIKKVVEDFAKILKEIITSCGK encoded by the coding sequence ATGATCATGTCAACGCTTGATCAGATAAAAGTTTTTCTCGAAAAAATTATGTGTAAAGATAAAACTGTTATTGCATGTGTTGGTAGCCCGCTGAGATCAGACGATCGTTTAGGTTTATTAATTTATGATAAAATAAAAGATCTAGCTAATAATAACATATCTATTATAGAGTGTGAATATGGATTAGAGAATTGTTTTACAGAAATAGTTGCAGAAAACCCAGCGACCTTATTAATCATAGATGCTGTCTATAATGAATCATTAAATCCTGGGACAACGGTTTTAACAAGTATAGAAAATATAAGAGAAAAAATATCTCTAGCAACCACACATACAATACCGTTAAGAATGATATTAGAACTAATTATGAAGAAAACCAACATAAAGAATACTTACATACTAGGCATAAGAGCTAAAAACCTCGATATAGGTATGCATGTTTCTCCAGAAATTAAAAAAGTAGTAGAGGATTTCGCTAAAATACTTAAAGAAATAATTACTTCTTGCGGAAAGTAA